From a single Couchioplanes caeruleus genomic region:
- a CDS encoding lytic polysaccharide monooxygenase — MRRRITLPLLSAAAIGASLFVAVAPASAHGYISSPPSRQANCASGAVPNCGDIVYEPQSVEAPKGSMQCNGGGSRFAVLNDNSRNWPAASVGTSVTFNWVLTARHATSTWEYFIGGTRLASFNDGGAQPGATKSHTVSMGSFRGRQTVLARWNIADTANAFYACVDLNIGGGGSTPPPTTPPPTNPPTTPPTTPPTQPPAGGTWQAGTAYVAGNVVTYGGATYRCRQAHTALAGWEPPNVPALWERI; from the coding sequence ATGAGACGCAGAATCACCCTCCCCCTCCTGAGCGCCGCGGCCATCGGCGCCTCCCTGTTCGTCGCCGTGGCCCCCGCCTCGGCACACGGCTACATCTCCTCGCCCCCCAGCCGCCAGGCCAACTGCGCCAGCGGCGCCGTACCCAACTGCGGCGACATCGTGTACGAACCGCAGAGCGTGGAGGCTCCCAAGGGCTCCATGCAGTGCAACGGCGGTGGCAGCCGCTTCGCCGTGCTCAACGACAACAGCAGGAACTGGCCCGCCGCCTCGGTCGGCACGTCGGTGACGTTCAACTGGGTCCTCACCGCCCGGCACGCCACCAGCACGTGGGAGTACTTCATCGGCGGCACGCGGCTCGCTTCGTTCAACGACGGCGGCGCGCAGCCGGGGGCCACCAAGTCCCACACCGTCAGCATGGGCAGCTTCCGTGGCCGGCAGACCGTGCTCGCCCGGTGGAACATCGCCGACACGGCCAACGCGTTCTACGCGTGCGTCGACCTGAACATCGGCGGTGGCGGGAGCACGCCACCGCCCACGACGCCGCCGCCGACGAACCCGCCGACCACGCCGCCCACCACCCCGCCGACCCAGCCGCCCGCCGGCGGGACCTGGCAGGCCGGAACGGCGTACGTCGCCGGGAACGTGGTGACCTACGGCGGTGCGACGTACCGCTGCCGGCAGGCGCACACGGCGCTGGCCGGGTGGGAGCCGCCGAACGTGCCCGCGCTGTGGGAACGGATCTGA
- a CDS encoding DUF305 domain-containing protein — protein MGTDLTTYPGRVRGRGPALPVVAAVVLMLLAACGAAPAPPPPPAYDATDVMFLQMSLEYVRQGELVVTPAAQGATDPRVRALAAELRDQWRDEAQTMQRWLTGWQQPPSADPDAGVHAGHGDLHSLRDADIGELAAARGAAFDRTAVSMLLGHLHNCVEVARMEVAGGRYPPARALAERMTAARQDQIRRLLVLAAA, from the coding sequence GTGGGAACGGATCTGACGACGTACCCGGGGCGGGTCCGCGGCCGTGGACCCGCCCTGCCCGTCGTGGCCGCGGTGGTGCTGATGCTGCTCGCCGCGTGCGGCGCGGCGCCGGCCCCGCCGCCACCGCCGGCGTACGACGCGACCGACGTGATGTTCCTCCAGATGAGCCTCGAGTACGTCCGGCAGGGCGAGCTGGTCGTGACGCCCGCCGCGCAGGGGGCCACCGATCCGCGGGTGCGGGCGCTCGCCGCCGAGCTGCGCGACCAGTGGCGCGACGAGGCGCAGACCATGCAGCGCTGGCTGACCGGGTGGCAGCAGCCGCCCTCGGCCGATCCGGACGCCGGCGTGCACGCGGGCCACGGCGATTTGCACTCGCTGCGCGACGCCGACATCGGCGAGCTGGCCGCGGCCCGCGGCGCGGCTTTCGACCGTACGGCGGTCAGCATGCTCCTGGGGCACCTGCACAACTGTGTCGAGGTGGCCCGCATGGAGGTCGCGGGCGGGCGGTACCCACCGGCCAGGGCGCTCGCCGAGCGGATGACCGCGGCGCGGCAGGACCAGATCCGGCGCCTCCTGGTCCTCGCCGCCGCCTAG
- a CDS encoding MarR family winged helix-turn-helix transcriptional regulator, translated as MSAEPTRWLSAGELESWLPVGGLLLRLPAALDAQMQRDSGLSHFEYLVLANLSEAPRRTRRMSELAALANGSLSRLSHVVKRLEGRGWVERTTCPQDGRYTNAVLTEAGWAKVRQSAPGHVAAVRALVLDALSDDDLARLGDMARRIMSRIAADDPGQVAGPGGRA; from the coding sequence GTGAGCGCCGAACCCACCCGATGGCTGAGCGCCGGCGAGCTCGAGTCGTGGCTGCCGGTCGGGGGCCTGCTCCTGCGCCTCCCGGCGGCCCTGGACGCGCAGATGCAGCGCGACTCCGGCCTGAGCCACTTCGAATACCTCGTGCTGGCCAACCTCTCCGAGGCGCCGCGGCGCACCCGCCGGATGAGCGAGCTGGCGGCGCTCGCCAACGGCTCGCTGTCGCGGCTGTCGCACGTGGTCAAACGCCTCGAGGGCCGGGGCTGGGTCGAGCGGACGACCTGCCCGCAGGACGGCCGCTACACCAACGCCGTGCTGACCGAGGCGGGCTGGGCGAAGGTACGGCAGAGCGCGCCGGGCCACGTCGCGGCGGTGCGGGCGCTCGTGCTGGACGCGCTCAGCGACGACGACCTGGCCCGGCTCGGCGACATGGCCCGGCGGATCATGTCCCGCATCGCGGCGGACGACCCGGGTCAGGTCGCGGGCCCGGGCGGCCGCGCCTAA
- a CDS encoding GNAT family N-acetyltransferase codes for MPELIAPTARLHAGWLAARDDWGRGVHQDGSGLRPGDDVDTPDGFAAFVRKLLRESDPAVPPVPGWVHCTYWWMVEGDEVLGTIALRHELNDFLLEAGGHIGYGVRPGARRRGLASWALAGVLPYAKGLGLDRVLVTCNEANEASRRTIERAGGVLEDVRDTEIGRVRRYWIAVAGDQQLSSIPSSTGKSTLT; via the coding sequence ATGCCCGAGTTGATCGCGCCCACCGCCCGCCTGCACGCCGGCTGGCTCGCCGCCCGCGACGACTGGGGGCGCGGCGTGCACCAGGACGGCTCCGGGCTGCGCCCCGGCGACGACGTCGACACACCGGACGGCTTCGCGGCGTTCGTCCGCAAGCTCCTGCGCGAGTCGGATCCGGCCGTCCCGCCGGTGCCCGGCTGGGTGCACTGCACCTACTGGTGGATGGTGGAGGGCGACGAGGTGCTGGGCACGATCGCCTTGCGGCACGAGCTCAACGACTTCCTGCTCGAGGCCGGCGGCCACATCGGGTACGGCGTACGCCCGGGCGCGCGGCGGCGTGGCCTGGCCTCGTGGGCGCTCGCGGGCGTGCTGCCGTACGCGAAGGGCCTCGGTCTGGACCGGGTGCTGGTGACCTGCAACGAGGCGAACGAGGCCTCGCGCCGCACGATCGAGCGCGCCGGCGGCGTGCTGGAGGACGTGCGCGACACGGAGATCGGCCGGGTCCGCCGTTACTGGATCGCGGTGGCGGGGGACCAGCAGCTCAGCTCCATACCGTCGTCGACGGGGAAGTCCACGCTGACGTAG
- a CDS encoding O-methyltransferase has translation MPTTLTQSPAAAVLDRLFTAAWQDDLRDHPGLDFDTATAQERADALHDVYMPVSPRGGELLYSLVRTSRPRTVVEFGTSYGISTLYLAAAVTDNGFGHVHTTELSAAKVAAAGANLAEAGLAGVVTILPGDALRTLAGVPGPVDLVLLDGWKDLCLPVLRLLEPRLRPGALVVADDTTFPGMAGYLAYVRAPGNGYVSVDFPVDDGMELSCWSPATAIQ, from the coding sequence ATGCCGACCACTCTGACACAGTCGCCCGCCGCTGCCGTCCTCGACCGGCTCTTCACCGCCGCCTGGCAGGACGACCTCCGTGACCACCCCGGTCTGGACTTCGACACGGCCACCGCCCAGGAACGCGCCGACGCGCTCCACGACGTCTACATGCCCGTCTCGCCGCGCGGCGGTGAGCTGCTCTACTCGCTCGTGCGGACCAGCCGGCCCCGCACGGTCGTCGAGTTCGGCACGTCGTACGGCATCTCCACGCTCTACCTGGCCGCCGCGGTGACCGACAACGGCTTCGGGCACGTGCACACCACCGAGCTCAGCGCGGCCAAGGTGGCGGCGGCCGGCGCCAACCTGGCCGAGGCCGGGCTCGCCGGCGTCGTCACGATCCTGCCCGGCGACGCGCTGCGGACGCTCGCCGGCGTCCCGGGGCCCGTCGACCTCGTGCTGCTCGACGGCTGGAAGGACCTGTGCCTGCCGGTGCTGCGCCTGCTGGAACCCCGGCTGCGCCCCGGCGCCCTGGTCGTCGCCGACGACACCACGTTCCCCGGCATGGCCGGCTACCTGGCGTACGTGCGTGCGCCGGGCAACGGCTACGTCAGCGTGGACTTCCCCGTCGACGACGGTATGGAGCTGAGCTGCTGGTCCCCCGCCACCGCGATCCAGTAA
- a CDS encoding TetR/AcrR family transcriptional regulator — protein sequence MEHRGNRHGRSEHARQSVLLAADDLLVEKGFAGLTIEGIAARAGVAKQTIYRWWPSKTDVLMDAFIQDSAEDLEPQDTGSLAGDLREYLTRLAAYLTESDAGAVFRALTGQAQHDPALAARLREEHLTHQRARDRRPLERAVARGELPADADLDVLVDRLVGPIYYRVLVTGEPVGAALVEELITACTPGPSGRS from the coding sequence GTGGAACACCGGGGCAACCGGCACGGGCGCAGCGAGCACGCCCGGCAGAGCGTGCTGCTCGCGGCGGACGACCTGCTGGTGGAGAAGGGCTTCGCCGGGCTGACCATCGAGGGCATCGCCGCGCGGGCCGGGGTGGCGAAGCAGACCATCTACCGCTGGTGGCCGTCGAAGACCGACGTGCTGATGGACGCGTTCATCCAGGACTCCGCCGAGGACCTGGAACCGCAGGACACCGGCAGCCTCGCCGGCGACCTGCGCGAGTACCTGACCCGGCTCGCGGCGTACCTCACGGAGTCGGACGCGGGCGCGGTGTTCCGGGCGCTGACCGGTCAGGCACAGCACGACCCCGCCCTGGCCGCGCGGCTGCGCGAGGAGCACCTGACCCATCAGCGGGCCCGCGACCGCAGGCCGCTCGAGCGCGCGGTGGCGCGCGGCGAACTGCCCGCGGACGCGGACCTCGACGTGCTGGTGGACCGGCTGGTCGGCCCGATCTACTACCGGGTGCTCGTGACCGGCGAGCCGGTCGGCGCGGCCCTGGTGGAGGAGCTCATCACGGCGTGTACGCCCGGACCGTCCGGCCGTTCGTGA
- a CDS encoding PQQ-binding-like beta-propeller repeat protein has product MQLTRTGRLGLALATVLAGLVLPSSPSPAAAPAANWAQDGYGPGHTSYNPAESVINSSTVGKLKTRWTVTPKAGPDSCPLDPVAPVVVGGRMFVLEPDGNGVGAYDTKTGKRLWVYTAGYLEATGLAVAGGTVVVTDINCFSNSSYDSNVIALDAATGAERWSSLTWWTTDTVVVDAGTVAVSGFCGTCDGEEYGVEAFRLSDGASLWSRTNAVLAGPVSSGGRILLAGTRTAYTEAVSITTGTGPWMTGLRYSASAADPARAQFYVSGTPGLRALATGSGKTLWTVKNESGDLATDGRRVYVASAGRINAYGPGNGKLLWTRKLATPGNLVRAGGLLYATSGTSLLILAPTSGTTIRPFGTATRHVVVAGGRLYVTNGRTVRAYTP; this is encoded by the coding sequence ATGCAGCTCACCCGAACCGGCCGCCTCGGCCTCGCCCTGGCGACCGTCCTCGCCGGCCTCGTCCTGCCCTCGTCACCCTCCCCCGCCGCCGCGCCGGCGGCGAACTGGGCGCAGGACGGCTACGGTCCCGGTCACACGTCGTACAACCCGGCCGAGTCGGTGATCAACTCGTCGACCGTGGGCAAGCTCAAGACCCGCTGGACCGTCACCCCGAAGGCCGGGCCGGACAGCTGCCCGCTGGACCCGGTCGCCCCCGTCGTCGTGGGCGGCCGGATGTTCGTGCTGGAGCCCGACGGCAACGGGGTCGGCGCGTACGACACGAAGACCGGCAAGCGGCTGTGGGTGTACACCGCCGGATATCTGGAGGCGACCGGGCTGGCCGTGGCCGGCGGCACGGTCGTGGTCACGGACATCAACTGTTTCTCGAACAGCAGCTACGACAGCAACGTCATCGCGCTCGACGCCGCCACGGGCGCCGAACGGTGGAGCAGCCTCACGTGGTGGACGACCGACACCGTGGTCGTCGACGCCGGCACGGTGGCCGTGTCCGGCTTCTGCGGGACCTGCGACGGCGAGGAGTACGGGGTCGAGGCGTTCCGGCTGTCCGACGGCGCGTCGCTGTGGAGCCGGACGAACGCCGTCCTCGCCGGGCCGGTGTCGTCGGGCGGGCGCATCCTGCTGGCCGGCACGCGCACCGCGTACACCGAGGCGGTGTCCATCACCACGGGCACGGGGCCGTGGATGACCGGCCTGCGCTACTCGGCGAGCGCGGCGGATCCGGCCCGCGCCCAGTTCTACGTCTCCGGGACGCCGGGCCTGCGCGCGCTGGCCACCGGCAGCGGCAAGACACTGTGGACGGTCAAGAACGAGTCGGGTGACCTGGCCACCGACGGCCGGCGGGTCTACGTCGCCTCGGCCGGGCGGATCAACGCGTACGGCCCGGGGAACGGCAAGCTGCTGTGGACCCGGAAGCTGGCGACGCCGGGGAACCTGGTGCGCGCGGGCGGCCTGCTCTACGCCACCAGCGGCACGTCGCTGCTGATCCTCGCGCCGACGAGCGGGACGACGATCCGCCCGTTCGGCACGGCGACCCGGCACGTCGTGGTCGCGGGCGGCCGGCTGTACGTCACGAACGGCCGGACGGTCCGGGCGTACACGCCGTGA
- a CDS encoding response regulator has protein sequence MIRVMIADDQAMVRTGFGMIIGAQPDMELVGEAADGVEAVAMARKLKPDVALFDIRMPRMDGLEALRLLAGPGVADPMKVVVVTTFDLDEYVHQALRNGAAGFLLKDSGPALLVEAVRAAVSGDALISPSITVRLLEHLSPPAPSDDDGGLSPRELDVVKLAARGLTNAEIATQLFISVGTVKTHLGSVQTKLGARNRVEIAAWAWERRLVS, from the coding sequence GTGATCCGCGTGATGATCGCCGACGATCAGGCGATGGTACGCACCGGCTTCGGCATGATCATCGGTGCGCAGCCCGACATGGAGCTGGTCGGCGAGGCGGCCGACGGTGTCGAGGCGGTCGCGATGGCGCGCAAGCTGAAGCCGGACGTGGCGCTGTTCGACATCCGCATGCCGCGCATGGACGGCCTGGAGGCGTTGCGGCTGCTGGCCGGCCCGGGCGTCGCGGACCCGATGAAGGTGGTCGTGGTGACGACCTTCGACCTCGACGAGTACGTGCACCAGGCGCTGCGCAACGGCGCGGCCGGCTTCCTGCTCAAGGACTCCGGCCCGGCGCTGCTGGTGGAGGCGGTCCGGGCGGCGGTCTCCGGCGACGCGCTGATCAGCCCGTCGATCACCGTACGCCTGCTCGAGCACCTCTCCCCGCCGGCGCCGAGCGACGACGACGGCGGCCTGTCCCCGCGCGAGCTGGACGTGGTGAAGCTGGCCGCCCGCGGGCTCACCAACGCCGAGATCGCGACGCAGCTGTTCATCTCGGTGGGTACGGTCAAGACCCACCTGGGCAGCGTGCAGACCAAGCTGGGCGCCCGCAACCGGGTGGAGATCGCCGCCTGGGCCTGGGAACGCCGCCTGGTCAGCTGA
- a CDS encoding sensor histidine kinase, with protein sequence MLTQRDLLFRLAQFAALFVMACIGLFDLASGMADGALVLLRVPMAIATAAVWLPRHRQGSKRLPRTALVLAVCSLFLTVVVAASASGYSNGSWGLAETVGLMGVLFVVCRRGDPQWAVGAVLALGMALGFLPLRSGADYEMVIAGLVQGLAGTAVIGAGVYLRMIESTRHRAMDAVRAEQRAEFARDLHDFIAHHVTGIVVQAQGARFIAEQDPKRALIALEQIETAGAETMASMRRMVGVLRDPNASPDAPLTPLAGVDELAPLLEQFTNSGGPLARLHVDGSTAGVPVEVSTSAYRVVMEALTNIRRHAQGVRVADVWIRRTPDWLLVRVANDGLPPKAAAPREAPGYGLVGLQERVRAVGGRITAGPGIDGGWVVDAALPLDQEVTR encoded by the coding sequence ATGTTGACGCAACGCGACCTGCTGTTCCGCCTCGCCCAGTTCGCCGCCCTGTTCGTCATGGCGTGCATCGGCCTCTTCGACCTCGCGTCCGGCATGGCGGACGGTGCGCTGGTGCTGCTGCGCGTGCCCATGGCGATCGCCACGGCCGCGGTGTGGCTGCCCCGGCACCGCCAGGGCTCCAAACGCCTGCCCCGGACCGCGCTGGTCCTCGCCGTCTGCTCACTGTTCCTCACCGTGGTGGTCGCCGCGTCCGCATCCGGGTACAGCAACGGCAGCTGGGGCCTCGCCGAGACGGTCGGGCTGATGGGCGTGCTGTTCGTCGTCTGCCGCCGGGGCGACCCGCAGTGGGCGGTGGGCGCGGTGCTGGCGCTCGGGATGGCGCTGGGCTTCCTCCCGCTGCGCAGCGGCGCCGACTACGAGATGGTCATCGCCGGCCTGGTGCAGGGCCTGGCCGGCACGGCGGTCATCGGCGCCGGCGTGTACCTGCGGATGATCGAGTCGACCCGGCACCGGGCGATGGACGCCGTCCGCGCCGAGCAACGCGCCGAGTTCGCCCGCGACCTGCACGACTTCATCGCCCACCACGTCACCGGCATCGTCGTACAGGCGCAGGGCGCCCGGTTCATCGCCGAGCAGGACCCCAAGCGGGCCCTGATCGCGCTGGAGCAGATCGAGACGGCCGGCGCGGAGACGATGGCCTCGATGCGGCGGATGGTCGGTGTCCTGCGGGACCCGAACGCGTCGCCGGACGCCCCGCTCACCCCGCTGGCCGGCGTCGACGAGCTCGCGCCGCTGCTGGAGCAGTTCACCAACTCCGGGGGCCCGCTCGCCCGCCTGCACGTGGACGGCAGCACGGCGGGGGTGCCCGTCGAGGTGTCCACGTCGGCGTACCGGGTGGTGATGGAGGCGCTGACGAACATCCGGCGGCACGCGCAGGGCGTCCGGGTCGCGGACGTCTGGATCCGGCGTACGCCCGACTGGCTGCTGGTCCGGGTCGCGAACGACGGTTTGCCGCCCAAGGCCGCGGCGCCGCGGGAGGCGCCGGGGTACGGTCTCGTGGGCCTGCAGGAGCGGGTCCGCGCGGTCGGCGGGCGCATCACCGCCGGGCCGGGCATCGACGGCGGCTGGGTGGTCGACGCGGCCCTGCCGCTCGACCAGGAGGTGACGCGGTGA
- a CDS encoding ABC transporter ATP-binding protein — MTAVAAVDLVKVYGAGDTAVRALDGVTVGFTRAQFTAIMGPSGSGKSTLMHCLAGLDKATSGHAMLGGTDLTVQPDKVLTKVRRERIGFVFQSFNLLPQLTAEQNITLPLDLAGRTAERGLLAHLTDVLGLTGRLTHRPSELSGGQQQRVALARALVSRPEVVFADEPTGNLDSRSGAEVLSFLRNSVRDLGQTIVMVTHDPGAAAYADRVVLLADGRIAGEIDNPDRASVTEALQHLGSHQ, encoded by the coding sequence ATGACCGCCGTGGCGGCCGTGGACCTCGTCAAGGTGTACGGCGCCGGCGACACCGCCGTACGCGCCCTCGACGGCGTCACGGTCGGCTTCACCCGCGCCCAGTTCACCGCGATCATGGGCCCGTCCGGCTCCGGCAAGTCGACGCTCATGCACTGCCTCGCCGGCCTCGACAAGGCCACCTCCGGGCACGCCATGCTCGGCGGCACCGACCTGACCGTGCAGCCCGACAAGGTGCTGACGAAGGTACGCCGCGAGCGGATCGGCTTCGTCTTCCAGTCGTTCAACCTGCTGCCGCAGCTGACCGCCGAGCAGAACATCACGCTGCCGCTCGACCTGGCCGGCCGGACCGCCGAGCGCGGGCTGCTCGCCCACCTCACCGACGTGCTCGGCCTGACCGGGCGGCTCACCCACCGCCCCAGCGAGCTCTCCGGCGGCCAGCAGCAGCGCGTCGCCCTGGCCCGCGCGCTGGTCTCGCGGCCCGAGGTCGTCTTCGCCGACGAGCCGACCGGCAACCTGGACTCGCGCTCCGGCGCCGAGGTGCTGTCGTTCCTGCGCAACTCGGTGCGCGACCTCGGCCAGACCATCGTGATGGTCACCCACGACCCGGGTGCCGCGGCGTACGCCGACCGGGTGGTCCTGCTCGCCGACGGCCGCATCGCCGGCGAGATCGACAACCCGGACCGCGCCTCCGTGACCGAGGCCCTGCAGCACCTGGGGAGCCACCAGTGA
- a CDS encoding FtsX-like permease family protein, with product MSVLRTQLAGAARRPSRLLLTGLAVLVASFVVYATVLARDITKATVLDGLSGTPAAVDLAVGSDPDGGSALITTGDLAKLKALPGVAEAVGRVEAGGDVGGQYLSVVADPGSGPLSTVHVSQGAFPSAPGEVAVTPRTADRMGLPVGSTVSMTTAWDDKGKPTKHQTVKVVGIVETSADYGFSGYAPQSSVTALSGGNQLNQIDLRLDPGADLDSVRAAAENLIAAGPAPKDGLERPTVSTGADIRHREALSAVSDLDQIFIAVGMFVAIAVVAAALVATSTFRIVFAQRMRQLALLRAVGAGRGALWRALAVEGAVIGFVVGAVGVLGALAVGHAVPPLLRAFDIDIASPGFPLMPALGVVLLSTVITVLAVVAPAFTAAKVAPLEALRAASTTAGRKDIGKLRAAFGILLAVVAGLAAAFVVMNLPGRDTKNYDPAPMLLTTIASGALAFFALMALGPVLVRPVLATVGWPVRRLGPLGRLAVGGVGGAPRRAAAVSVVVALGVTLIAGVVVTGASVRVLADRQMATSVPADYELTSNGDGQVPAAVVEQAKASPDLTHVTPYRRLPEVLVGGGQTQLQASDLDMEALPTLSKIDVEAGSLAAIGPGKVALSGYAAEDTGLGVGDTATLTAGKKKVQVQIVATLPDSGPLQSDILADPADLTKLGAPATVAGLLADAAKAGEDGRTAGQKAMQQLTQGRTGLGVEVLADQRDEANAVLNGVLAVVLGLIGLTVLIAVVGVGTTTALSVVERVRESGLLRAVGLSRGGLRAMLTAESSLYGVIGATIGVLLGVPYAWLFLKALGVNAPLELPAGQLIGVFAALVLFTALAGVLPARRAAKVSPVAALATD from the coding sequence GTGAGCGTGCTGCGCACCCAGCTCGCCGGAGCCGCGCGGCGGCCCTCCCGGCTGCTGCTCACCGGCCTGGCGGTGCTCGTCGCGTCCTTCGTGGTCTACGCGACCGTCCTGGCCCGCGACATCACCAAGGCCACCGTGCTGGACGGCCTCAGCGGCACCCCGGCCGCGGTCGACCTCGCCGTGGGCAGCGACCCGGACGGCGGCTCGGCGCTGATCACCACGGGTGACCTCGCCAAGCTGAAGGCGCTGCCCGGTGTCGCCGAGGCGGTCGGGCGGGTCGAGGCCGGCGGCGACGTCGGCGGGCAGTACCTGAGCGTCGTCGCCGACCCCGGCAGCGGTCCGCTGTCGACCGTGCACGTCAGCCAGGGCGCCTTCCCGTCGGCACCCGGCGAAGTCGCCGTGACCCCGCGGACGGCGGACCGGATGGGCCTGCCCGTGGGGTCCACGGTCAGCATGACGACCGCCTGGGACGACAAGGGCAAGCCCACCAAGCACCAGACGGTCAAGGTCGTCGGGATCGTCGAGACGTCGGCCGACTACGGCTTCTCCGGGTACGCGCCGCAGAGTTCGGTGACCGCGCTCTCCGGCGGGAACCAGCTGAACCAGATCGACCTGCGGCTGGACCCCGGCGCCGACCTCGACTCGGTGCGCGCCGCCGCGGAGAACCTCATCGCCGCCGGACCCGCGCCCAAGGACGGCCTGGAGCGGCCGACGGTGTCCACCGGTGCCGACATCCGCCACCGGGAGGCGCTCTCGGCGGTCTCCGACCTGGACCAGATCTTCATCGCGGTCGGGATGTTCGTCGCGATCGCGGTGGTCGCCGCGGCCCTGGTCGCCACCTCCACGTTCCGCATCGTCTTCGCCCAGCGGATGCGCCAGCTGGCGCTGCTGCGGGCGGTCGGCGCGGGCCGGGGCGCGCTGTGGCGGGCGCTGGCCGTCGAGGGTGCCGTGATCGGGTTCGTGGTCGGCGCGGTCGGGGTGCTCGGTGCGCTCGCGGTCGGGCACGCCGTACCGCCGCTGCTGCGCGCCTTCGACATCGACATCGCCTCCCCGGGCTTCCCGCTGATGCCCGCGCTCGGTGTCGTTCTACTGTCGACCGTCATCACCGTGCTGGCCGTGGTGGCCCCGGCGTTCACGGCCGCCAAGGTGGCGCCGCTGGAGGCGCTGCGCGCGGCGAGCACCACCGCGGGCCGCAAGGACATCGGCAAGCTGCGCGCCGCGTTCGGCATCCTGCTCGCCGTCGTCGCCGGCCTGGCCGCGGCGTTCGTGGTGATGAACCTGCCGGGCCGGGACACGAAGAACTACGACCCCGCGCCCATGCTGCTCACCACCATCGCCTCGGGCGCGCTCGCGTTCTTCGCGCTGATGGCGCTCGGCCCGGTGCTGGTCCGTCCGGTCCTGGCCACGGTCGGCTGGCCGGTCCGCCGGCTCGGCCCCCTCGGGCGCCTCGCCGTCGGCGGTGTCGGCGGCGCTCCCCGGCGCGCGGCCGCGGTGTCGGTCGTCGTGGCCCTGGGCGTCACGCTCATCGCCGGTGTGGTCGTGACCGGCGCGTCCGTGCGGGTACTGGCCGACCGGCAGATGGCCACCTCGGTGCCGGCGGACTACGAGCTCACCAGCAACGGCGACGGCCAGGTCCCCGCCGCGGTGGTGGAGCAGGCGAAGGCGAGTCCCGACCTGACACACGTGACACCGTACCGCCGGCTGCCCGAGGTCCTGGTCGGCGGCGGCCAGACCCAGCTGCAGGCGTCCGACCTGGACATGGAGGCGCTGCCCACGCTGTCGAAGATCGACGTCGAAGCGGGCTCGCTGGCCGCGATCGGGCCCGGCAAGGTCGCCCTCTCCGGCTACGCGGCGGAGGACACCGGCCTGGGCGTGGGCGACACCGCGACGCTGACCGCCGGCAAGAAGAAGGTGCAGGTCCAGATCGTGGCGACGCTGCCCGACTCGGGGCCGCTGCAGTCCGACATCCTGGCGGATCCGGCCGACCTGACGAAGCTCGGCGCGCCGGCCACCGTCGCCGGGCTGCTCGCCGACGCGGCCAAGGCCGGCGAGGACGGGCGTACGGCCGGGCAGAAGGCCATGCAGCAGCTGACCCAGGGGCGTACCGGGCTGGGCGTGGAGGTGCTCGCCGACCAGCGCGACGAGGCCAACGCGGTGCTCAACGGCGTCCTGGCCGTGGTCCTCGGGCTGATCGGCCTCACCGTGCTCATCGCGGTCGTCGGCGTCGGCACCACGACCGCGCTGTCCGTGGTCGAGCGGGTCCGCGAATCCGGCCTGCTGCGCGCGGTCGGGCTCTCCCGTGGCGGCCTGCGGGCCATGCTCACCGCCGAGTCCAGCCTGTACGGCGTCATCGGCGCGACGATCGGCGTGCTGCTCGGCGTCCCGTACGCCTGGCTGTTCCTCAAGGCGCTCGGGGTGAACGCCCCGCTGGAGCTGCCGGCCGGTCAGCTGATCGGGGTCTTCGCCGCGCTGGTGCTGTTCACGGCCCTGGCCGGGGTGCTCCCCGCCCGCCGGGCCGCCAAGGTGAGCCCGGTGGCCGCGCTCGCCACCGACTGA